The Ichthyobacterium seriolicida sequence TTCTAAGGTTTATACTGTAACAGCTGAGGATGGTCAAACAAAAGAGTATACGGTGTCTGTTTCTAAGATATTATCTAATGATAAAGGCATAACTTCTTTTATGTTTGAACATTCTAAAAATAGTTTTAGTGGTACGGATTATTCAGCAGAGAATATGCCTGCTACTACTGGAGATGATGATGTAAATGTTAGTATTGCAAAAATGCCACATACTGTTACAGATTTAACAAGTCTAAAGCCTACTATAGTAACTAGTGATAATGCTACAGTAAGTCCAGCAACTGAAGTAGCACAAGATTTCACTCGTGGTACACCTGTAGTATATATTGTAACAGCTCAAGATGGTACTACTAGAAATTATAATGTAACCATAGGTGAGTTAAGTGCAACGGCAAATATTACTTCTTTTAAAATTAAAAGGGAAGACAATACGGATAGTTCCAAGGTAAGGTTTTCTTCGGGAACTGAGGTTTCAGGAAATATATCAAGCAATGTAGGTAGTAATACAATAGATATAGTATTAGATGGAGAAGATGATACTACTGTAAATCTAAAGCCTGAAATAGCATTATCTGCAGGGGCTTCAGTAAGCCCAGCTTCTGGAGTAGAAACTACCTTTACTTATGGTACAGCTCAAACTTATACTGTAACAGCTGAAGATAACTCTACTCAGAAAATATATAGTGTAACTGTAAAGTCTTCGAATTCTAAGATGAAGTCTTTTAAGTTTAAAACTGATACTGGTAAAAAAATTGTTCAAGATGTAACAGGTACTATAAGTGGTAATACTGTAACAGTAAAAGTTCCACATGATGCAGTACTTACTAATTTAACTCCTTACATAGAATTGTATAAAGGGGCTACTATTACTACTCCTTCAGGAGGAGCTACTACAGCACAAGATTTTAGTAGTCAAAAAACTTATACAGTTACTGCTCAAGATGGAACTACAAGCGATTACAATGTAACTGTAACTAAAGAAGTGGAACCTAAGATAGAGAGTTTTACATTTAGTGATACTTCTAATACTGGTAAAAACCTTGGAAATAATATAGGGGTTGAAGTTAAGCATAGTGAAGGAGAAATAATCGTTAAAGTTCCTTACAATGCCACCTTAACCGATTTAACTCCGACTGTTGCAGCGAGCATAGCCCCTTCTAATGTTAAGGTGTGTAAAGGAGAAGATTGTAATACTGATGATGCTAATAGTACTGCTGCCAGTTTTGAAGGTTCTCATACAAGTGCTGTAAAATATAGTGCAGTAGGTCCTGCTGGTGGAAGGAAAGTGTATTCTGTAAAAGTTTATAAAGAGCCAACTATATCTGAGTTTAAGTTTGAAAGTAGTAATAATTCAGGGGCTGATTTTCCTTCTGGAAAAACGTATATTGGCACAGTTACAGATAACACTATAGCAGTTACAGTTGCTAATACGGTTGATGTAGCAAATTTAAAAGCTACTATTTCTGGAGATAATTTTACTACTCTAAGTAATCATAATATAAGTTTTTCGGGATCTTCCTCTTATTCTACAACTATTACAGTTCAGAATGAACATTTATCTAGTTTTACTAAAACCTATAATGTAACTTTAACTAAAGAAGCAGTGCCAGAATTATCAAATTTTTCAATAAATGCTGATGATGGAAAGGGTATTAAGGCTGGTTCTGTAACTACTGAAATAACTCAGTCTAGCGGCAGTAATACTGGAACAATAAAATTGAAGTTTGATCATAAAGTTGCTAGCCGTCACACTGATATTGATTTAACAAATTTAAGTTATACCAGTGAGCCTGGTGTAGGTCATACTTTAACTCCTACTTCTCCATTAAGTGGACAAAGTATTCATGGTCAAACATTCACTCTAACAACTACTCTAGGTTCTACCTCAGAATATACCGTAGAAGCAGTTAAGGGGCCGTTTATTAAGTCGTTTAAGTTTGGAAAAGATACTAGTGGTAATAATGGTAAAAATCTAGGCAGTACTGATATTGAGGGGACAATTGATCACGAAAATAATTCCATAACAGTAGCGCTTTCTAGTACGGTGAAGAAGGATTCAGATACTGACAATGTAGTAACTCTAACTCCGACAATTGAGTTGGGAGGGGATAGTGCTACTATTGATTCCGCTAGTGGAAATTCTCAGGCGTTTACATCCAGTGCCTCAGTTAATTATAAAGTAACAGGTGCAGATGGAATGGAAAAAACTTATGCAGTTACCGTAACTAGAGCACCTTCAACTGTAGCACAGATTACAAAATTTGAAATAGAGTCTAGTAATCCAGGTAATATTACACACCCTGGCAATGGCACTGATGATAAAGGCAGGATAGTTGTGCCTGTGTCTGCTACAGGTAGTAAGACTCCTGCTATAGAAAAATCAGATTATGCTACTGTAAGTCCAAATGGAGCTCAAACTTTTTCTTCGTATGATGATTCAAAAGAATATATAGTAACAGCTGAAGATGCGACTACAACAAAAACATATGAAGTTTATATATATGATTCTACTAAGACTATAAGCGATAGTAGTAAACTGAAAGTAACAAATGGCACTAGTGATATTAGTGGAGCTTCTGCATCTATTAATGCAAATACCAGAGTTATAACTATTACTGTGCCTGAGAGTACTGATCTTAGTAGTTTAACGCTTACTTTGACTGATGCTACATCTTCTAATCTTAGCATAGAGCCTACTGAAGCTCAAGATTTCTCTAATAGAAAAGAAGTAAAGTATACTCTTAAGGAGAGTAGTGATGTAAAGGGTCATTATTGGGTTAAGGTTCAAACGAGTGGTTAGTAAATAATTTCGAATATATTTAATTCCGTTTTAAAAGAATAGGCAGACAGCTATTATTATGGCTGTCTGTTTTTTTATTGATTAATAAATAGTTAAATAATTACTACTATCTTAGCTAGGATATTCAACCCTCTAGCTTTGTGGTAGAGAGTATGATAAGTCTTATTGTTAATCCTTTTAATACTATGACATCTANAGGATTGTTGTTTTTTTAATTATTAAAATTATGTTTAAGAAAAATTATTTTGTAAAGAGTATTATTTTCTCTTTTTATATTGTTGTCGGTAATTATTTTCTCTTGTGATAAAAAGAAAGTTATAGAAGACGATTTAAATGTATGTATAGATTCATTTTCCTTATTGGATTCTGAGAATCAGGGGAAAAAATTAGAGTCTAATATAGACTGTCAGATAAATGCTGAAGAGCATACTATATCATTAACAGTCCCTCATACTGCTGAATTAACTGGTTTAAAGTTTAATATAACCCCATGTGAAGGGGTTAGCATATCCCCTGCTAGTGGTGAAGAGGTTGATTTTGAAGTTGTTATAGAAGAATCTACTGAGGGAGCTTCTGCAGAAAGTTCCACTCCTAAACGTTATAAAAAGGCATTTACTTTAATAAAGGGTGATAAGTCTCAAGAGTATACTGTATATATAACAAAAGCTTTGGCTAGTGATTGTTCTATTAGTAGTTTTAAATTAGAGAAGTCTAAAAATGATAGTAAGATTTTTGGAAATAGAGATGGGGATATTGTTGAAACTACTAATACTGAGCTTTCTACTATAACATTACACGTATCTGATGCTGCTACTTTAGATGGTTTAACTCCTACAATAGTTCATACAGGGGCTAGTATTGTTTCAGGAGAGCTTACTACTGACACAAGTAATAATACGACTATAGTGAATTATACAGTTACCAATTCAGATGGAAAGACAAAGGTTTATGTAGTAAAATATATCAAAGACTTATCTTCTAATAATAGAATTTCTGAGTTTAAGTTTACAAAAGAGACTAATACCAATACAGGGCTATTATTAACTAGATCTTCTATTGGAGATAGAACAGGCGATGTTACAATTACTGACAATAGCGATGGTAAAACTGGAATTATAGTAGTAAAAGCATCTACTGCAGCAACTATAACGTCTTTAATCCCTACTATAACTAAGCATGCTAGTGCTACTATAAGTCCAGATGTTGCAAATCATGATTATAGCAATTCTAAGGTTTATACTGTAACAGCTGAGGATGGTCAAACAAGAGAGTATACAGTGTCTGTTGCTAAGGATTTGTCTAATGCTAAAGAGATAAGCAGTTTTAAATTTGAGAGTTCTCAAAATACTGAGAAATCTCTTGGTCAGAATTATGAAGGCACCATAAATAATCCTTCTAATGGAGATGGGGAAGTAACTATAACTATCGCAAAAATCCCAGCTAGTATTACAGATTTAAATGGTCTAAAGCCTACTATAGTAACTAGTGATAATACTACAGTAAGTCCAGCAACTGAAGTAGCACAAGACTTCACTCGTGGTACAGCTGTAGTATATACTGTAACAGCTCAAGATGGTACTATTAGAAATTATAATGTAACCATTCCTACATTGGATGCAAGAGCAGAGATAAGTGCTTTTAAAATTAAAGCTTCAGATCATACTAGTGCTCCTAATAAAGTTAGAATGACAGGAACTGAGGTTTCAGGAAATATATCAAGCAATGTAGTAGGTAGTAATACAATAGATATAGCATTAGATGGAGAAGATGATACTACTGTAAATCTAAAGCCTGAAATAGCATTATCTGCAGGGGCTTCAGTAAACCCGGCTTCTGGAGTAGAAACTGCCTTTGCTTACGGTACACCTGTAACGTATACTGTAACAGCCGAGAATGGTTCTAAAAAAACATATAATGTTACTGTAAAGTCTTCGAATTCTAAGATGAAGTCTTTTAAGTTTAAAAGTGCAACTGGAAATAATAATAGTACTGGAAAAATTGTTCAAGAGGTAGAAGGTGCTATAAGTGGTAATACTGTAACTGTAAAGGTTCCACATGATGCAGTTCTTAATGCTTTAACTCCTGAAGTATTAGGAAATAACGGATCTAAGGTTACCATAAAAGGGCAAGATACAGATGCTAATACAGAACAAAATTTTAGTAGCGGTTCTGCAACATATATTGTAACAGCTCAGGATGGGAACAGTACTTCTGAGTATACTGTAACTGTTGAAAAAAACGCTGTTCCTCAGATAGAAACATTTAAGTTTACGACTGCCTCTAACAATAATAAAAATCTTGTAAATGATATTACAGGTATTATTACAGATAACGATATAGTTCTTAAAGTTCCTCATAACGCAAATTTAAATGGGTTAACTCCAACTATTACACCTGCTTCTGACGTTACAGTATACAAAGGAGATACAGGTTCTACTATTACATCTACTACTTCCACTGATTTCAGCTCTTCCAATACTACTCCTCTACAATATAGCGCAGTAGATGATTCTACTGGGGGAAGAAAGGTTTATAATGTAAAGGTTTATAAAGAACCAAAAATAAATACGTTTAAGTTTGAGAAGAGTAAAAATACAGATAATAGTGGTTTCCAGATACTCCAATTGAATATAGTGCTTCGTCTATTACTCAAAATGGGATATCAGCAAATGGGACAATAGCAATTACAGTTGCTAATACGGTTGATGTAGTAAATTTAAAAGCTACTATTTCTGGAGATAATTTTACTGCTCTAAGTAATCACAATATAAGTTTTTCGGGATCTTCTCCTTATTCTGCAACTATTGAAGTTGCACATAATGATTTATCTGATTTTAAGAAACAGTATACTGTAACTGTAACTAAAGAAGCGGCGCCAGAATTAACAAGTTTTTCAATAGCAGCTAAAACTAACCAGGGTATTGCAAGTGAGGTTCAAGCTACATTTATTCATCCTAGCAGTGATAATACTGGGACAATAAAATTGAAGTTTCCTAAGAATAATGATAGTGAAATTACTTTAACAGGATTAACGCCTACCATAACTTATCCTAATGGTTGTAATGTAAGTCCAGCTAGTGGTATAGAAGTAACTGGAGATATTAGTGTTAATGGTCATAATACATTTACTCTAACAACTTCCTTAGGTTCTAAAAGAGTTTACACTGTCCAAACAGTTAAAGGGCCGTTTATTAACCTGGATTATTCATGGTTATATTTCAATATCGGGTATAAAGTGTTAATTTTAGTAGGGTTAACTAAAAAACAACGACTTTATATAAGGCCCAAAAACGAGGAATAAAAACACATTATTTTATAGAGGGAAGACTTCCGTTGAATTAACTTTTTCATCATCAGAAATTAGTTCTGACGGATCTTTAATCATGCTTGAAAAACTAGAACCAGATCATAGATTGATTCATTATTACAGTAAGTTTTTACTTGATACTCGAGACTCTAGATTTATTACTTATAGCAGAAGGTATCAGTTAAAGCAAAGGGTTTATATGATCATGTTAGGCTATCAAGACGCCAATGATGTTAATCATTTACAGAATGATCCTTTATTCAAAGATGTTCTTCAAGGTAATTTGGCCTCTCAACCCACTATATCAAGATTTGAGAATAGCTTGGATAAACAGGCTGTCTTTAAGTTTTGTTATGCGTGGTTATACAAATATGTTTTAAGTTTATCTGGTCGCAAGAGAATAGTTATTGACGTAGATTCAACCGATGATCCAACTCATGGCAGTCAACAATTGTCAATGTTTAACGGTTATTATGGTCAATTCATGTACAATGAACTATTTTTTCATGATGGAGATACAGAGCAGATTATTCTTCCTGTACTCCGCCCAGGAAACAGTCATTCTAATAAATGGCATGTGAGTATTTTAAAGCGAATAATTATCAAAATACGTAAGAGATACCCAGAG is a genomic window containing:
- a CDS encoding DUF5018 domain-containing protein is translated as MSVIIFSCDKKKVIEDDLNVCIDSFSLLDSENQGKKLESNIDCQINAEEHTISLTVPHTAELTGLKFNITPCEGVSISPASGEEVDFEVVIEESTEGASAESSTPKRYKKAFTLIKGDKSQEYTVYITKALASDCSISSFKLEKSKNDSKIFGNRDGDIVETTNTELSTITLHVSDAATLDGLTPTIVHTGASIVSGELTTDTSNNTTIVNYTVTNSDGKTKVYVVKYIKDLSSNNRISEFKFTKETNTNTGLLLTRSSIGDRTGDVTITDNSDGKTGIIVVKASTAATITSLIPTITKHASATISPDVANHDYSNSKVYTVTAEDGQTREYTVSVAKDLSNAKEISSFKFESSQNTEKSLGQNYEGTINNPSNGDGEVTITIAKIPASITDLNGLKPTIVTSDNTTVSPATEVAQDFTRGTAVVYTVTAQDGTIRNYNVTIPTLDARAEISAFKIKASDHTSAPNKVRMTGTEVSGNISSNVVGSNTIDIALDGEDDTTVNLKPEIALSAGASVNPASGVETAFAYGTPVTYTVTAENGSKKTYNVTVKSSNSKMKSFKFKSATGNNNSTGKIVQEVEGAISGNTVTVKVPHDAVLNALTPEVLGNNGSKVTIKGQDTDANTEQNFSSGSATYIVTAQDGNSTSEYTVTVEKNAVPQIETFKFTTASNNNKNLVNDITGIITDNDIVLKVPHNANLNGLTPTITPASDVTVYKGDTGSTITSTTSTDFSSSNTTPLQYSAVDDSTGGRKVYNVKVYKEPKINTFKFEKSKNTDNSGFQILQLNIVLRLLLKMGYQQMGQ